A single region of the Saprospiraceae bacterium genome encodes:
- a CDS encoding RNA polymerase sigma factor, whose protein sequence is MTTVEFTSHLNQVNVFLNNFALRLTRNSEKAKDLLQDTALRAYRYKEKFNDGTNFRGWTATIMRNIFVTQYKREKRFLMVSEPIDSFAYELESKVIMPNAGEANLKMEEFRKMFGHIGAIYSTPFLLHFDGYEYQEIAEHLDIPIGTVKSRIFTARQKLKEMLSTEV, encoded by the coding sequence ATGACAACTGTTGAATTCACCTCTCACCTCAATCAAGTTAATGTATTTCTAAATAATTTTGCCTTGCGTTTAACTCGCAATTCAGAAAAGGCAAAAGACTTATTACAAGATACGGCGCTTAGGGCCTATCGGTATAAAGAAAAATTTAACGATGGAACCAACTTCAGGGGTTGGACAGCTACCATTATGCGAAATATCTTTGTTACCCAATACAAAAGAGAAAAAAGGTTTTTGATGGTTAGCGAACCGATAGATAGTTTTGCTTATGAATTAGAGAGCAAAGTTATCATGCCGAATGCAGGAGAAGCTAATTTGAAAATGGAGGAGTTTAGGAAAATGTTTGGCCATATAGGAGCCATCTATAGCACGCCTTTCCTACTGCATTTCGATGGATATGAATACCAGGAAATTGCGGAACATTTGGATATTCCCATTGGAACGGTCAAAAGTCGAATTTTTACAGCGCGTCAAAAATTGAAAGAAATGCTAAGCACGGAGGTTTAA
- a CDS encoding AI-2E family transporter: protein MKSFSFNLQRFAYFLISISLLVYIAVLGKNILAPLIFASFFAAMLKPLTAFLEKYVKNKIIAILLSFVFALLPITGILIFFGYQIIGVIEKAGPLGEKLLTGLYDLIHFLGRQVGWQEAKTENWLAEKLPGVIDAPISFISESLSSTSAIFAGFFLVGIFTFFFLLYRISFKNFLLYQFDKGSREEVKQTLRQIENVSRKYLFGLLMVILILGVLNSLGLWIIGLQYPIFWGFLGACLAIIPFIGTALGGLFPFLYAIATSASFWQPAAVVVLYAVIQSLEGNFITPKVVGGSIKINPLAAILAMILGGAIWGITGIILALPMVAVIRIVLLQIDVLKPLGELLCDDIYEKETLFQDKYDEDRFRLLSLFKK, encoded by the coding sequence ATGAAAAGCTTTTCTTTTAATTTACAACGTTTTGCGTATTTTTTGATCAGTATTAGCCTTTTGGTATATATCGCAGTTTTAGGTAAAAACATACTGGCTCCACTTATTTTCGCGAGCTTTTTTGCAGCCATGCTGAAGCCTTTAACTGCTTTTTTAGAAAAGTATGTTAAAAACAAAATAATTGCTATTCTGCTAAGTTTTGTATTTGCCCTTTTGCCCATCACTGGCATTTTAATTTTCTTCGGGTATCAGATCATTGGTGTGATTGAAAAAGCGGGACCATTGGGGGAAAAACTTCTTACCGGATTATATGATCTTATCCATTTTTTAGGAAGGCAAGTCGGTTGGCAGGAGGCGAAAACAGAAAACTGGTTGGCAGAAAAGCTACCGGGGGTAATAGATGCTCCAATTAGCTTTATTTCGGAAAGTTTGAGTTCAACTTCAGCTATTTTTGCAGGCTTTTTTCTGGTTGGTATTTTTACTTTCTTTTTTTTACTCTATCGAATATCCTTTAAAAATTTCCTTCTTTACCAATTCGACAAGGGATCGCGAGAAGAAGTAAAGCAAACCCTCCGCCAAATTGAAAACGTGAGCCGGAAGTATCTTTTTGGCTTGCTAATGGTCATCTTAATTTTAGGCGTCCTCAATAGCCTTGGCTTATGGATCATTGGACTGCAATATCCTATTTTCTGGGGGTTTCTTGGGGCATGCTTAGCCATTATTCCTTTCATCGGGACGGCCTTGGGCGGGCTTTTTCCTTTCCTGTACGCCATCGCAACAAGTGCCTCTTTTTGGCAACCTGCAGCAGTGGTGGTTCTTTACGCAGTCATTCAAAGCCTGGAAGGAAACTTCATTACCCCAAAAGTGGTAGGCGGTAGTATAAAAATCAATCCATTGGCGGCCATTCTAGCCATGATATTAGGTGGCGCCATCTGGGGAATAACTGGAATTATCTTGGCACTACCTATGGTAGCGGTGATTCGCATTGTGCTTTTACAAATAGATGTATTAAAACCATTAGGGGAATTACTATGTGATGATATTTATGAAAAAGAAACGCTTTTTCAAGATAAATACGATGAGGATCGCTTTCGGCTTTTAAGCTTATTTAAAAAATAA
- a CDS encoding DUF1328 family protein yields the protein MLRYALAFFIIAVIAGIFGFGGIAAGAAAIAKVLFWVFLVFLIISLLMGLLRKV from the coding sequence ATGCTACGTTATGCCCTTGCTTTCTTTATCATTGCTGTCATCGCTGGAATTTTTGGATTTGGAGGAATTGCGGCCGGAGCTGCAGCCATCGCCAAAGTCTTATTTTGGGTATTCCTTGTTTTCTTAATTATTTCCTTGCTGATGGGATTATTAAGAAAGGTATAA
- a CDS encoding thioredoxin family protein, giving the protein MNEESAYDLFNENDIDLLIIESKKHPIILVFSADWLGSAHILESFLAEIVQDFPGTKLIKVNIENNEATAAKMGVSQIPTTFIFWKGKITNAFSGLLPKKKIRTFLEMAIID; this is encoded by the coding sequence GTGAATGAGGAATCTGCATATGATTTGTTCAACGAAAATGATATTGACCTATTAATCATTGAAAGCAAAAAACATCCCATCATTCTTGTTTTTTCAGCCGATTGGTTAGGAAGTGCACATATTCTGGAAAGCTTTCTGGCAGAAATCGTTCAGGATTTTCCAGGGACAAAGTTGATTAAAGTTAATATTGAGAACAATGAAGCAACTGCTGCCAAAATGGGCGTTAGCCAAATTCCTACCACCTTCATTTTCTGGAAAGGAAAAATAACAAACGCTTTTTCTGGGCTTCTACCTAAAAAGAAAATCAGGACTTTTCTCGAGATGGCTATAATTGACTAG
- a CDS encoding gliding motility-associated C-terminal domain-containing protein has translation MKNLSLCLIPLFLLTFNSALIGQKQSYAKDLNPPPPPACGGAVGINLNPEGYFGSGTANISASGADLSADYGYSLVAPPPPGSYTLTNNTASWITSFPNPTWIKIGDNSPDPNGYMMVINGQEDKKTFVEWEIDGLCPGINYEFAADFINLIDSTLATQGFPKIDFLVNGLVLGSTADIPQDEQWHSIGFTFTPDAVQSSLTIGLRNNTSTNTGNDFAIDNVLLRPCGPSLEIAEVMPTEHCLKDVVEIALGIGTGPNDPVIQWQMSQNEGENWEDFGGPSNLTSLVIPSLPANLALRALVAENIDHLASPSCRYISNALTFSYLPIESCPSTLIDTTICAGELVRVGGSDFNTTGTYQVLLVDHLGADSLVQLTLTVRSPIVVEKNIGICSGDSYEGLPYEKDTTLMSIAPAANGCDSVTIFHLFILPSPAPQIIGPTAICEGKLDQLIVNGGNFIAYEWSTGETNRSLTINKPGQYSVTVSDDSGCIGEQTWAVLETAISADYSVIPPTCAVSADGIIAIEAIRGGSGNYTVRLDGKTIPETSAVVNAGTFRLQITDSKGCTFEENISVLPAEPLLLVFDAEHQINIGQSIPLSVSSNRALTRVQWLANAELSCLDCLEPLATPEHTTRYELLVEDDRGCTTEAQITVIVKQQFAIYTPNVFSPNGDGINDFFTLYGGDELSKIIQLKIFDRWGAVVYTSNNLNLGEQAWDGTFQGQLLPAGVYVYQVEVMGQQGRVERVLGEVALVR, from the coding sequence ATGAAAAATTTAAGTCTCTGCTTGATCCCCCTATTTCTGTTGACTTTTAACAGTGCATTGATAGGGCAAAAACAAAGCTACGCCAAGGATTTAAACCCACCTCCTCCCCCGGCTTGTGGAGGTGCAGTAGGTATCAATCTCAACCCCGAAGGTTATTTTGGTAGTGGAACAGCCAATATTTCAGCATCGGGAGCCGATTTAAGCGCTGATTACGGCTACTCACTGGTCGCCCCTCCCCCGCCTGGGAGCTATACCCTTACTAATAATACAGCCAGCTGGATCACCAGTTTTCCCAACCCTACCTGGATTAAAATTGGTGATAATAGCCCCGATCCGAATGGCTATATGATGGTCATCAATGGCCAAGAAGATAAAAAGACCTTTGTGGAATGGGAAATAGATGGGCTCTGCCCTGGCATCAATTATGAGTTTGCTGCTGATTTTATCAATTTGATCGATTCGACCCTGGCGACACAGGGTTTCCCTAAAATAGACTTCTTGGTAAATGGGTTGGTCCTTGGCAGTACCGCTGATATCCCGCAGGATGAGCAATGGCATTCCATAGGTTTCACCTTCACCCCCGATGCCGTTCAATCTAGCTTGACCATTGGTTTGCGCAATAATACCTCCACCAATACGGGCAATGATTTTGCGATAGATAATGTGCTGCTGCGCCCCTGCGGCCCTAGTCTGGAAATTGCCGAAGTCATGCCGACGGAGCACTGTCTTAAAGACGTCGTGGAAATAGCCCTGGGTATAGGAACGGGCCCCAACGATCCCGTTATTCAGTGGCAAATGTCGCAAAATGAAGGCGAAAACTGGGAAGATTTTGGAGGGCCGAGTAACCTTACTTCTTTGGTCATCCCTAGCCTGCCAGCCAACCTGGCCCTGCGCGCACTGGTCGCAGAAAATATAGACCACCTTGCCAGCCCCTCTTGTCGCTATATTTCAAATGCCCTGACGTTTAGTTACTTGCCAATAGAAAGCTGCCCAAGCACCCTGATTGACACTACGATATGCGCAGGAGAATTGGTAAGGGTTGGAGGCTCAGATTTTAATACCACAGGAACTTACCAGGTTTTATTGGTCGATCACCTGGGAGCAGACAGCCTGGTACAATTGACCTTAACCGTAAGATCGCCTATTGTGGTCGAAAAAAACATAGGCATTTGCAGTGGAGACAGCTATGAAGGTTTGCCTTATGAAAAAGATACGACGCTGATGTCTATCGCTCCAGCCGCCAATGGTTGCGATAGTGTGACTATATTCCACTTGTTTATACTGCCTTCTCCAGCACCGCAAATTATAGGTCCTACGGCCATTTGTGAAGGCAAACTAGATCAATTGATCGTCAATGGTGGTAATTTTATTGCCTATGAATGGTCAACAGGTGAGACAAATCGTTCATTGACGATAAATAAGCCTGGCCAGTACAGTGTGACGGTCTCAGACGATAGCGGTTGTATAGGCGAACAGACTTGGGCGGTATTGGAAACCGCCATTAGCGCTGATTATTCCGTTATACCGCCTACCTGCGCTGTCTCAGCAGATGGCATTATCGCGATTGAAGCGATCAGGGGTGGAAGTGGCAATTATACGGTGAGATTGGATGGTAAAACGATTCCGGAGACCAGTGCGGTAGTTAATGCGGGGACTTTCCGCTTGCAAATAACAGACAGCAAAGGTTGCACCTTTGAAGAAAACATCAGCGTCCTTCCGGCAGAACCGCTCTTACTTGTATTTGATGCCGAACACCAGATCAATATCGGTCAATCCATCCCATTAAGCGTGTCCAGCAATCGAGCACTAACCAGGGTGCAGTGGTTGGCCAACGCTGAACTTAGTTGCCTGGACTGCCTGGAACCTCTGGCTACGCCCGAGCATACGACCCGCTATGAGCTGCTCGTTGAGGACGACCGCGGCTGCACCACCGAAGCCCAAATCACCGTCATTGTCAAACAGCAGTTTGCCATTTATACGCCTAATGTTTTTTCGCCCAATGGCGATGGCATCAATGATTTCTTCACGCTCTATGGCGGAGACGAATTAAGCAAAATCATTCAATTGAAAATCTTCGATCGCTGGGGTGCCGTCGTATACACCAGCAATAATTTGAACCTGGGAGAACAGGCATGGGATGGTACTTTCCAAGGTCAGCTCCTGCCAGCAGGGGTGTATGTTTACCAAGTGGAAGTCATGGGGCAGCAGGGCCGCGTAGAGCGAGTCTTGGGAGAAGTGGCTTTGGTGCGGTAA
- a CDS encoding YtxH domain-containing protein: MKISKKSMFGIGLLAGAALGYWLNTENGKKVRRQVGQTVHEMGQQTASFVQEKGAKVQQTLEDAAEKGTKIVDELVTQAKESITASTEATTEKVEDAGESLNKGIKKASQKIAAQVVKLKKENSTV, translated from the coding sequence ATGAAAATATCAAAGAAAAGTATGTTCGGCATTGGTTTACTTGCAGGCGCAGCCCTGGGGTATTGGCTAAATACCGAAAACGGAAAAAAAGTTCGCCGACAAGTAGGGCAGACTGTTCATGAAATGGGACAACAAACAGCTAGTTTCGTCCAGGAAAAAGGCGCCAAGGTTCAGCAAACCTTAGAAGACGCTGCCGAAAAGGGCACTAAGATAGTTGATGAACTGGTCACACAAGCCAAGGAATCGATAACCGCCAGCACCGAAGCCACAACGGAAAAGGTAGAAGATGCAGGCGAAAGTTTAAACAAAGGCATAAAGAAGGCTAGTCAGAAAATAGCAGCTCAAGTGGTCAAATTGAAAAAAGAAAATAGTACGGTGTAA
- a CDS encoding class I SAM-dependent methyltransferase codes for MTILRRLFYALPPSLRFLTRRLYYLPADLLQQFARGHSQLAPPKGLIYTGSGDFKQQGETWLNHFKEVGGLQPHHHVLDIGSGIGRIAIPLTQFLDNQARYEGFDVVKLGVQWCEKNITSKYPHFNFTYIPLDNDLYRSRGLNSANFRFPYEDNAFDFIILTSVFTHMLPEEVENYLKEIHRVLRPGGTCMATFFIWNAASEKHSPSNPSFQFPYDYHHYRLMDDKVKSANVAYLESYLQTKIQTAGLSLDQTFYGFWSGQKKATCMDFQDVVVMRKI; via the coding sequence ATGACTATACTTCGACGCCTTTTTTATGCCTTGCCGCCTTCGCTCCGTTTCCTGACACGGCGCCTGTACTATCTACCTGCTGACCTGTTGCAGCAATTCGCAAGGGGACATAGCCAGCTCGCACCTCCCAAAGGACTTATCTATACCGGTTCAGGTGATTTTAAACAACAAGGAGAGACCTGGTTGAACCATTTTAAGGAAGTAGGTGGCTTGCAGCCACATCATCATGTACTGGATATCGGCAGTGGCATTGGCCGCATTGCCATTCCACTAACCCAATTCCTTGATAACCAAGCCAGGTATGAAGGTTTTGATGTCGTAAAGCTGGGGGTACAATGGTGTGAAAAAAATATTACGTCCAAGTATCCTCATTTTAATTTCACTTATATTCCGCTTGACAACGACCTTTATCGTTCTCGTGGCCTTAATTCGGCCAACTTTCGATTCCCATATGAGGACAATGCTTTTGATTTCATTATCCTGACCTCCGTCTTTACCCACATGCTTCCGGAGGAAGTCGAAAACTACCTGAAAGAAATCCATCGCGTACTCCGCCCTGGCGGCACTTGCATGGCCACTTTTTTCATATGGAACGCTGCGTCCGAAAAACACAGTCCCTCCAATCCTTCTTTTCAATTCCCTTACGATTACCACCACTATCGATTGATGGATGATAAAGTAAAATCCGCTAATGTTGCTTACCTGGAATCCTACCTTCAAACCAAAATTCAAACCGCAGGCTTGTCCTTGGATCAAACCTTTTATGGATTTTGGAGTGGACAAAAAAAAGCGACATGCATGGATTTTCAGGATGTGGTCGTGATGAGGAAAATATAA
- a CDS encoding sigma 54-interacting transcriptional regulator, producing the protein MAEKPPFSNPILATFEQAFQHFPSGILWLDEYGEILGANQKICADLNYQKAELIGMMVFEINPHLNLLVWKKMWKKLQENRNYKDQVTFITSEEHLIPVNTDLILLPFAEGAFAMLIAENLMETQRLEDLMDVMARAGKVGGWELDLVKEEITLTGECQRLLHLEKPISVFNRSAFSQLITPFVSKQRFEELKQALTHSIKYSSSFDIELIFQPKEGDFRRLAVNGFPQQSELGQQIKIYGSVRDISSFETKSEQLYLTQFSIDHGQEMIFWILPNGDFIYANKKTCDSLGYVKEELLKLNMQDIAPAFDEQARDTLWEQLREQHYIKQEFQVFSKQGPPFPLTTTINYLQFKNKGFYCVFARDYSQRKKELERLRLSQFTLDNSGELVLWVDAEGFINYANKAFMDRTGYTQKDLKGIDIYTLYTNPNPKKDRQKLWEKLRKEKEIELEADLRAKDGTTIPVYCSLNYINFEGKELDCIFMRDWSGKKKRDKQLLLSKETFEKANDLIIWVNEAQKITFANLAASKILQFKPEELTNLPLSVVCKEKAVFEADQLDVNIETLLNTKNGQVIPVELSKSHITIDDHKIWCFIGRNISVRKKKEAELQAARKKVEELLLRLKDENLLLREEISSSYNFNNIITCSPKYRKVLDQVGKVAASTATVLILGETGTGKELLARAIHSLSDREDQPLIKVNCATLPENLIESELFGHVRGSFTGAVQDKKGRFLLANKGTIFLDEIGEIPLDMQAKLLRVLQEGEFEQLGGNKTIQVDVRIIAATNRPLAQMVTEGTFREDLYYRLNVFPIVNLPLRERKEDIPLLARHFTKKYGERFGKKINKIPQADLNQLKNYSFPGNIRELENMIERAIILSNGDTLNLKSSFDDRRSTAPSMEATQKNFLSFEDMQRQHILDALNLTGWRVTGPKGAGHLLGMNDRTLASKMRKLGLRREDYFPEI; encoded by the coding sequence ATGGCAGAAAAACCACCCTTTTCCAATCCAATTCTAGCCACCTTTGAACAGGCTTTTCAACATTTCCCAAGTGGTATACTTTGGCTGGATGAGTATGGAGAAATCCTAGGTGCCAATCAAAAAATCTGCGCTGATCTAAACTATCAGAAAGCGGAACTAATTGGAATGATGGTCTTTGAGATAAATCCACACCTGAACCTCCTTGTCTGGAAAAAAATGTGGAAAAAGCTCCAGGAAAACCGAAATTATAAAGATCAGGTAACTTTTATCACCTCCGAGGAACATTTAATTCCGGTCAATACCGATCTGATCCTACTCCCTTTTGCAGAGGGCGCCTTTGCTATGCTTATCGCAGAGAACCTCATGGAGACGCAGCGATTGGAGGATTTGATGGATGTAATGGCCAGGGCAGGAAAGGTGGGTGGCTGGGAATTGGATCTGGTAAAAGAGGAAATCACCCTCACCGGAGAATGCCAACGATTACTACACCTGGAAAAACCAATTAGTGTTTTTAACCGGTCCGCCTTTTCCCAACTGATTACCCCTTTTGTTTCAAAACAGCGCTTTGAAGAATTAAAACAAGCCCTGACACACAGTATAAAATACAGCAGCAGTTTTGATATTGAGCTCATTTTCCAACCCAAAGAAGGCGATTTTCGTCGACTTGCGGTCAACGGATTTCCTCAACAATCAGAACTCGGGCAACAAATAAAAATTTATGGCTCGGTCCGAGATATCTCAAGTTTTGAAACTAAATCAGAACAACTCTATCTCACTCAATTCTCTATTGACCACGGCCAGGAAATGATCTTTTGGATCCTACCCAATGGGGATTTCATCTATGCCAATAAAAAGACCTGCGATAGTCTTGGGTATGTTAAGGAAGAACTTCTGAAATTAAATATGCAAGACATAGCCCCTGCCTTTGATGAACAGGCTAGAGACACCTTGTGGGAGCAACTCCGCGAACAACATTATATTAAACAGGAATTTCAAGTCTTTTCAAAGCAAGGCCCTCCCTTTCCTTTGACTACTACTATTAATTATTTACAATTCAAAAACAAAGGATTTTATTGTGTATTTGCTCGGGATTACTCTCAGCGCAAAAAAGAATTAGAAAGGCTAAGGTTATCGCAATTCACCTTAGATAATTCTGGCGAATTGGTCCTTTGGGTAGATGCCGAGGGGTTCATCAACTATGCCAATAAAGCATTTATGGATCGAACTGGTTATACCCAAAAAGACCTTAAGGGAATCGATATTTACACGCTTTATACCAACCCAAATCCAAAGAAAGACCGGCAAAAATTATGGGAAAAACTGCGAAAGGAAAAAGAAATTGAACTGGAAGCAGATTTAAGAGCGAAAGATGGTACAACAATACCTGTCTATTGCAGTCTGAATTATATCAATTTTGAAGGAAAAGAACTCGATTGCATTTTCATGCGGGATTGGTCTGGTAAGAAAAAAAGAGACAAACAGCTACTCCTTTCCAAAGAAACATTTGAAAAGGCGAATGACCTTATCATTTGGGTAAATGAGGCGCAGAAAATCACTTTTGCCAATCTTGCTGCCAGTAAAATACTCCAATTTAAACCTGAAGAATTAACAAACCTTCCCTTGTCTGTCGTCTGCAAAGAAAAAGCTGTATTTGAGGCAGACCAACTAGACGTCAATATCGAAACGCTTTTGAATACCAAAAATGGGCAGGTGATCCCCGTTGAGTTAAGTAAGAGCCATATAACAATCGATGACCATAAAATTTGGTGCTTTATTGGCCGAAACATTAGCGTCAGGAAAAAGAAAGAAGCAGAACTACAAGCGGCCCGCAAAAAGGTGGAAGAATTACTGTTGAGGCTAAAAGATGAAAACCTTTTGTTACGAGAAGAAATTAGTTCTTCTTATAATTTCAATAACATCATTACTTGTAGCCCTAAATATCGCAAGGTATTAGACCAGGTTGGCAAAGTGGCCGCCTCTACCGCTACCGTTTTGATCTTGGGCGAAACGGGCACTGGCAAAGAACTCCTAGCCAGAGCTATCCATTCCCTAAGCGACCGGGAAGACCAACCCCTCATTAAAGTGAATTGTGCTACCCTTCCTGAAAACCTGATAGAAAGCGAGCTATTTGGACATGTAAGGGGTTCTTTCACCGGGGCTGTTCAGGATAAAAAAGGACGCTTTCTTTTGGCAAATAAAGGCACGATATTTCTCGATGAAATCGGCGAGATTCCACTTGATATGCAGGCAAAATTATTACGCGTTCTGCAAGAAGGCGAATTTGAACAACTCGGTGGGAACAAAACAATTCAAGTTGATGTAAGAATTATTGCGGCAACCAATCGGCCTTTGGCACAAATGGTAACAGAAGGAACTTTCCGCGAAGACCTTTATTACCGACTTAATGTCTTCCCCATCGTAAATCTGCCGCTTCGGGAACGAAAAGAGGATATCCCTTTGCTAGCCAGGCATTTTACTAAAAAATATGGAGAACGATTTGGAAAGAAAATCAATAAAATTCCCCAGGCTGATCTGAATCAACTAAAAAATTACAGCTTCCCTGGAAATATTCGTGAACTCGAAAACATGATAGAACGTGCCATTATCCTTTCTAATGGCGACACCCTCAATTTAAAATCTAGTTTTGACGACCGTCGCTCCACTGCCCCATCCATGGAAGCTACCCAAAAAAACTTTCTCTCTTTTGAAGACATGCAACGTCAACATATCCTTGACGCCTTAAATCTTACGGGCTGGCGGGTAACAGGGCCAAAAGGCGCTGGCCATCTTTTAGGTATGAATGACCGTACATTAGCTTCCAAAATGCGAAAACTGGGCCTGCGAAGAGAAGACTATTTTCCAGAAATTTAA